From a region of the Lactuca sativa cultivar Salinas chromosome 4, Lsat_Salinas_v11, whole genome shotgun sequence genome:
- the LOC111920663 gene encoding probable hexosyltransferase MUCI70 has protein sequence MFNNSVSIPVTDDLPDEFGGKMRSRPRRKRRKSEFRGKSELANRTCKQLTRWWPVLLFVAAVLLLVFEASKLGWRSSTIKSDLDTREKKPNVVVSPVKKSEGNLNRLDAPRCLKLLPPEELEHLDFPHDKDSFVPIKKLVYISQNDTPFDKTSQQEMGITRFNQFTGYQTLNQRDQSFKVNETACVHCGFYSEAGGFTISKEDKSFMNSCKSVVSTCTFGGGDDLHQPIGMSDASLQKVCYVAFWDETTLATQEAQGHVFNKDGFIGKWRIVIVRNLPFRDQRLNGKIPKMLAHRLFPNARYSIWVDSKSQFRRDPLGVFESLLWRSKSVFAISEHGARSSVYDEAKAVVKKNKATPEEVEIQITQYTLDGLPQDKRFNGKKALNEASVIVREHTSVTNLFMCLWFNEVVRFTSRDQLSFPYVLWRVKVLKNINMFPVCIRKDLVNSMGHLRKAKPLALGG, from the exons ATGTTCAACAACAGTGTATCGATTCCGGTGACGGACGACCTGCCGGATGAATTCGGCGGCAAGATGCGGTCCAGACCACGAAGAAAGCGCAGAAAATCGGAGTTCCGAGGAAAAAGCGAGTTAGCTAACCGAACTTGCAAGCAGCTAACGAGATGGTGGCCGGTTTTGCTATTTGTTGCAGCAGTGTTACTTCTTGTTTTTGAGGCTTCGAAACTTGGCTGGAGATCGAGCACGATCAAATCGGACCTTGATACTCGTGAAAAGAAACCTAATGTAGTAGTATCCCCTGTTAAGAAATCGGAAGGGAACTTGAATCGTCTAGATGCTCCAC GTTGCTTGAAGCTGCTACCTCCTGAAGAACTTGAGCATCTGGATTTCCCTCATGATAAAGATTCATTTGTTCCTATCAAGAAACTAGTTTATATCTCACAGAATGACACACCTTTTGATAAAACTTCTCAACAGGAGATGGGGATCACAAGGTTTAACCAATTCACTGGTTACCAAACCCTAAATCAGAGAGATCAAAGTTTCAAG GTGAATGAAACTGCATGTGTACACTGTGGTTTCTACAGTGAAGCTGGAGGTTTTACAATCTCAAAAGAAGACAAAAGTTTCATGAATTCATGCAAAAGTGTAGTTTCCACTTGCACATTTGGTGGTGGAGATGATCTTCATCAGCCAATTGGAATGTCAGATGCCTCACTTCAAAAG GTCTGCTATGTAGCATTTTGGGACGAAACTACCCTTGCAACACAGGAAGCACAAGGACATGTATTTAATAAAGATGGTTTTATTGGCAAATGGCGGATTGTGATTGTTAGAAATCTCCCCTTCAGAGATCAAAGATTGAACGGAAAAATCCCAAAG ATGTTAGCACATCGTCTGTTTCCTAACGCAAGATATTCAATATGGGTAGATTCAAAGTCTCAATTTAGAAGAGATCCATTAGGGGTATTTGAGTCACTTTTATGGCGTTCAAAATCCGTGTTTGCAATATCTGAACATGGGGCCCGCAGTAGCGTATATGATGAGGCGAAAGCTGTTGTCAAGAAAAACAAAGCCACCCCTGAAGAAGTGGAAATACAAATTACCCAATATACCCTTGATGGCCTCCCTCAAGATAAAAGATTTAATGGCAAGAAAG CGTTAAATGAGGCGTCTGTGATTGTAAGAGAGCATACTTCGGTGACTAATTTATTTATGTGTCTTTGGTTCAATGAGGTGGTTCGTTTTACTTCGCGTGATCAACTTAGTTTCCCATATGTTCTTTGGAGAGTAAAAGTGttgaaaaatataaatatgtttcCGGTTTGTATACGAAAAGATCTTGTGAATAGCATGGGGCATTTACGTAAGGCCAAGCCTTTGGCTTTGGGTGGTTGA